A window of Solanum stenotomum isolate F172 chromosome 3, ASM1918654v1, whole genome shotgun sequence contains these coding sequences:
- the LOC125859379 gene encoding uncharacterized protein LOC125859379 → MDRHKKRKRTDNGGANGVDRSRHERESSVKENTAVSKPPPPSEAEVNEFFAILRRMNVAVKYLQKNAQIDEVEGSHKRVDLDLNTLPESGD, encoded by the coding sequence ATGGACCGGCACAAGAAGCGGAAGAGAACAGACAACGGCGGCGCTAACGGCGTCGATCGGAGCAGGCATGAGAGAGAAAGTTCTGTGAAGGAGAACACCGCAGTATCGAAGCCGCCGCCGCCATCGGAGGCGGAGGTTAACGAATTCTTCGCGATCTTACGGAGGATGAACGTGGCAGTGAAATATCTTCAGAAAAATGCCCAGATCGATGAAGTAGAAGGTAGCCATAAGAGAGTTGATTTGGATCTGAATACTCTGCCGGAAAGCGGAGATTAA